A part of Criblamydia sequanensis CRIB-18 genomic DNA contains:
- a CDS encoding MFS transporter, with amino-acid sequence MEKGFNLKTLVQEKTRLAFLWTKILDTPFWAMFNMLPFILYKDLQASSFEIAVIIALKPLSAIISMYWSDHLSKKGWSLKNNILLSNLIRHLPFFLFPWVSNPWFFIFAFGLNMALYRGAQPAWMEILKVNLPGVAKEKTFAFGSALGYIGDAIIPFVIGMALDGVEQGWRYIFPITALISLFPLVFQWHIPLKEDLELKANPIKSSLKDHVVSPWKSTFQLIKKRRDFAYFQIGFILGGSGLIIMQPALPAFFFDNLKLSYTELAVALTFCKGIGFALSTPFWTRFIGREDIFRFTSHVIAIAALFPFFLLFAKFNLIWLYLGYIGYGIMQAGSNLSWNMSGPIFSKDEDSSLFTTVNVVTVGLRGLVAPALGSILNSYFGSQAPLIGGALLCLLATERLFSYSRKLGFSKRQA; translated from the coding sequence ATGGAAAAAGGGTTTAACCTAAAGACACTCGTTCAAGAAAAAACTCGCCTTGCTTTTTTATGGACAAAGATTTTAGACACTCCCTTTTGGGCGATGTTTAACATGCTGCCTTTTATTTTATATAAGGATTTGCAAGCCTCAAGCTTTGAAATTGCCGTTATTATTGCTCTTAAGCCCTTATCTGCGATTATTTCCATGTACTGGAGTGATCACTTAAGCAAAAAAGGCTGGAGTTTAAAAAATAATATTCTTCTTAGCAATTTAATCAGACACCTTCCCTTTTTCTTATTCCCATGGGTCTCCAATCCTTGGTTTTTTATTTTTGCTTTCGGTCTTAATATGGCTCTTTATAGGGGAGCGCAGCCTGCCTGGATGGAAATTTTAAAAGTAAATCTGCCGGGAGTTGCTAAAGAAAAGACCTTTGCTTTCGGTTCGGCTTTAGGGTACATAGGGGATGCCATCATTCCCTTTGTCATTGGCATGGCTTTAGATGGGGTTGAGCAAGGATGGCGATATATTTTTCCGATCACGGCCTTAATCTCCCTTTTTCCTTTAGTTTTTCAATGGCATATTCCCCTTAAGGAAGATTTAGAGCTAAAAGCAAACCCCATAAAAAGCTCTCTTAAAGACCATGTTGTTTCCCCATGGAAGAGCACTTTCCAATTAATTAAAAAAAGAAGAGATTTTGCCTATTTTCAAATCGGCTTTATTCTTGGAGGCTCGGGACTAATCATCATGCAGCCTGCGCTGCCGGCTTTTTTCTTTGATAATTTAAAGTTGTCCTATACGGAGCTTGCAGTGGCTTTAACTTTTTGCAAAGGGATTGGCTTTGCCCTCTCAACCCCTTTTTGGACAAGGTTTATCGGAAGGGAAGATATTTTCCGATTTACAAGCCATGTCATTGCTATCGCCGCCCTTTTTCCATTCTTCCTTCTTTTTGCGAAATTCAATTTGATCTGGCTCTATCTTGGATATATCGGATACGGTATTATGCAAGCCGGAAGCAATTTGAGCTGGAATATGTCGGGCCCGATTTTCTCTAAGGATGAAGACAGCTCTCTATTTACAACGGTTAATGTTGTGACAGTCGGCCTAAGAGGCCTTGTAGCCCCGGCTCTTGGAAGCATTTTGAATTCTTACTTTGGCTCCCAAGCTCCGCTTATCGGAGGAGCCCTCCTTTGTCTTTTGGCTACAGAAAGACTATTCTCCTATAGCCGAAAGCTTGGGTTTAGTAAAAGACAAGCCTAA
- a CDS encoding small ribosomal subunit Rsm22 family protein has protein sequence MKKRDLAPSLTSELNELMPLLISIWRRTMRLSGPHDRLQTREFRSVVAKITEYEEHQAKNGHLGTLESFKEAENLVSYLLYYFPLHFQEAFSLLQELPSSKKRVLDLCSGPGSYAYAALKLGAQEVTVADYHESALRIAGELAGKAGYSLNVRRMDVHRRNWPFEGKYDLIILAHGLEELFPSKEGNFEEQTSFFNRLLQHLSEDGHFLLVDSSSKGTNARILELRNYFVKQGYPIQAPCLYQGECPALKSKAPCYAQRELESPYLIDEIHRSGKMKRNSLKMSYLLIRGNKQEWPKIAEKPLFRVISPPIETQNGSRFFLCGKQGKKRLGTLLKKHPKESRAYEYLRRGEVIQIQDPQVRGDDLLVQQTTKLEVYTPLGKALKEVYEEEN, from the coding sequence ATGAAAAAAAGAGATTTAGCACCCTCGCTGACTTCAGAATTAAATGAATTAATGCCGCTTCTCATCTCTATATGGAGACGAACGATGCGGCTTTCAGGACCCCATGATCGTTTACAGACAAGGGAGTTTAGATCAGTCGTCGCCAAAATAACAGAATATGAAGAACACCAGGCAAAAAACGGCCATTTAGGGACATTAGAATCTTTTAAAGAAGCTGAAAATCTAGTTTCCTACCTTCTTTATTACTTTCCTCTCCACTTTCAGGAAGCCTTTTCTCTTCTTCAAGAGCTGCCTTCTTCTAAAAAAAGAGTCCTTGACTTATGCAGCGGGCCAGGCTCCTATGCTTACGCGGCTTTAAAACTTGGAGCGCAAGAAGTCACAGTCGCCGACTACCACGAAAGCGCTTTAAGAATAGCAGGTGAGCTTGCGGGAAAAGCCGGATACTCCTTAAACGTCAGAAGAATGGATGTTCATAGAAGAAATTGGCCCTTTGAGGGGAAGTATGATCTCATCATTTTAGCCCACGGTTTGGAAGAGCTTTTTCCATCAAAAGAAGGAAATTTTGAAGAACAAACATCGTTTTTCAATAGACTTCTCCAGCACTTAAGTGAAGATGGCCACTTCCTCTTAGTTGATAGTTCTTCCAAAGGAACCAATGCTAGAATTTTAGAGCTTAGAAACTATTTTGTAAAACAGGGCTATCCCATTCAAGCGCCTTGCCTTTATCAAGGAGAATGCCCTGCTCTAAAAAGCAAAGCTCCTTGCTACGCCCAAAGAGAGCTCGAAAGCCCTTATCTGATTGATGAAATTCATAGATCCGGCAAGATGAAAAGAAACTCTCTTAAAATGAGTTATCTTCTTATTCGGGGGAATAAGCAGGAGTGGCCAAAAATTGCTGAAAAACCTCTTTTTAGGGTGATAAGCCCCCCTATCGAAACCCAAAATGGAAGCCGATTTTTTCTTTGCGGCAAACAAGGAAAAAAGCGTCTTGGAACTCTTCTGAAAAAGCACCCCAAAGAGTCAAGGGCCTATGAATATCTCAGACGTGGCGAAGTCATACAAATTCAAGATCCTCAAGTTAGAGGGGATGATTTACTTGTTCAGCAAACTACAAAATTAGAAGTCTATACCCCGCTTGGCAAAGCCTTAAAAGAGGTTTACGAAGAAGAAAATTAG
- a CDS encoding pseudouridine synthase, with protein sequence MEKNPQQVRLNKALAEAGVASRRKCDEIIFDGKVKINGETVLEPGRLVGERDHIQVFGKKVNPFQKKLIFMFNKPKGYVCTANPLPTQKSVLSFFAHIKKRFFTVGRLDKDTSGLLLVTTDGDLAQKIIHPSSNIQKEYLAKTDKEITPDHLQEISKGVVIDRVLIKPVKVQKVRRGTVKVSVKEGKNREVRLLLEKAGLEVLELKRIRIGGLHLGHLAEGAFKELSNNEIETLFS encoded by the coding sequence ATGGAAAAAAACCCCCAGCAAGTACGATTGAATAAAGCTCTAGCGGAAGCAGGCGTGGCTTCACGAAGAAAATGCGATGAAATCATTTTTGATGGAAAAGTCAAGATTAATGGCGAAACAGTCCTAGAGCCTGGAAGATTAGTCGGAGAGAGGGATCATATTCAAGTTTTTGGAAAAAAGGTTAATCCTTTCCAAAAGAAGCTCATCTTTATGTTCAATAAACCGAAGGGTTATGTTTGCACAGCGAATCCCCTGCCTACTCAAAAAAGCGTTTTATCTTTTTTTGCTCACATAAAAAAACGTTTTTTTACTGTCGGCAGACTAGATAAAGACACCTCCGGGCTTTTGCTTGTGACAACAGATGGGGATTTAGCCCAAAAAATCATTCATCCAAGCTCAAATATTCAAAAGGAATACTTGGCTAAGACCGATAAGGAAATTACCCCGGACCATTTGCAAGAAATTTCTAAAGGAGTGGTCATAGATAGAGTCCTTATTAAGCCTGTAAAAGTACAAAAAGTGAGACGAGGCACTGTAAAAGTCTCTGTCAAAGAAGGAAAAAACCGAGAAGTTAGGTTATTGCTTGAGAAAGCCGGCCTTGAAGTCCTGGAGTTAAAACGTATTCGAATCGGAGGACTGCACCTTGGTCATTTAGCGGAAGGTGCTTTTAAGGAACTTTCAAATAATGAAATAGAAACCCTTTTCTCTTAA